The following coding sequences lie in one Apium graveolens cultivar Ventura chromosome 1, ASM990537v1, whole genome shotgun sequence genomic window:
- the LOC141678189 gene encoding glucan endo-1,3-beta-glucosidase-like: MISSPFFSLVTLAFLTMLLIAKPTLTGAATVGVAYGRDGNNLPSPREVVDLYRSQGIGAMRIYWPDPEVLQALKGSGIELVLGVPNTDLQQLASDIPSAQRWVRTNVLNYPDVKVKYISVGNEVTPVNPQSRYATFVVPAMTNIFNAVKDAGLFQKVRVSTTLDTSVIDEKTSYPPSAGNFRRDVMWFMNPIIGFLTDTNQPILFTVYPYYAYISNNRIKLPYVLFTQQSPEFTDNGLKYYNLFDAMLDGVYSALEKNSGPAAMPAAMLNGTVSSSLRRGYQVKAVITETGYRHTPGPPRGHGRRTLLASEDACTYYENLVKHVTSIGTPKRPGPIETYLFAMFDEDKKPEDQRNFGIFGLNKQPRCAINFHGT, translated from the exons ATGATTTCATCTCCTTTTTTCTCACTGGTTACTCTAGCATTTCTTACCATGTTGCTAATTGCAAAACCAACTTTAACAG GTGCAGCAACTGTTGGAGTGGCTTATGGAAGGGACGGAAACAATTTGCCATCACCTAGAGAAGTGGTAGATCTGTACAGGTCACAAGGCATAGGGGCTATGAGAATTTACTGGCCAGACCCAGAAGTTCTGCAAGCGCTGAAGGGATCAGGCATTGAACTGGTACTAGGTGTGCCAAACACAGATCTTCAGCAACTGGCTTCAGACATCCCCTCCGCCCAGAGATGGGTTCGAACAAATGTTCTAAACTACCCCGACGTGAAAGTCAAGTACATATCAGTAGGGAATGAAGTCACTCCTGTGAATCCCCAATCAAGGTATGCAACCTTTGTTGTCCCTGCAATGACCAACATTTTCAATGCAGTTAAAGATGCAGGCCTATTTCAGAAAGTGAGAGTGTCTACGACTCTTGACACGAGTGTCATCGATGAGAAAACATCGTATCCACCATCAGCAGGTAACTTCAGGAGAGATGTGATGTGGTTTATGAATCCAATCATCGGCTTTTTAACTGATACCAACCAACCAATTCTGTTCACTGTCTACCCATACTATGCTTACATTAGCAATAATAGAATAAAGTTGCCATACGTATTGTTCACACAACAATCCCCAGAATTCACAGATAACGGTCTCAAGTACTATAACCTCTTTGATGCAATGTTGGACGGCGTCTATTCTGCTCTAGAAAAAAATAGCGGTCCTGCAGCCATGCCTGCAGCCATGTTGAATGGAACTGTCTCCTCCTCCTTAAGGAGAGGGTATCAGGTGAAAGCTGTTATAACCGAGACCGGCTATAGGCATACGCCAGGGCCGCCACGGGGACACGGTAGAAGAACACTTTTGGCTTCTGAAGATGCTTGCACCTATTATGAGAATCTGGTAAAACATGTCACTTCTATTGGTACTCCAAAGAGGCCTGGTCCTATTGAAACCTACTTATTTGCAATGTTCGACGAGGATAAGAAACCAGAGGATCAGAGGAACTTTGGCATCTTTGGTCTCAATAAACAACCTCGCTGTGCAATTAATTTCCATGGAACTTAA